From the Takifugu flavidus isolate HTHZ2018 chromosome 12, ASM371156v2, whole genome shotgun sequence genome, one window contains:
- the si:dkey-243k1.3 gene encoding endonuclease domain-containing 1 protein-like, producing MRSVVAWCPLLFLLAARADVVERFEDQPECLKHFYEEKVPEWGSSTPGAARLCQRFDNRFHFATLFDTNRRIAVYSAYFFQPSNGGGREKRWFVEPQLVNMSWQAGMKDGYWLGKDHPGVYLGERQALNEDYTHSGFDRGHLNPNGHHPVPSRNATFTLTNVVPQNPKLNQNAWRIHESEMTELFRDRCSKAFVLVGAVPSSDRWIVKNNVRRVNIPDYIWNAYCCVDNNGRPIQSGAGAARNTEQNWVEQLSLDELGELLQQFSDQPVGALFHNNCRA from the exons ATGCGCAGCGTGGTGGCCTGGtgccctctgctcttcctcctcgctgCTCGTGCAGATGTTGTGGAGCGTTTTGAG GATCAGCCAGAATGCCTGAAACATTTCTACGAAGAGAAGGTGCCAGAGTGGGGGAGTTCTACCCCCGGTGCTGCCCGTCTCTGCCAGCGCTTCGATAACAG GTTCCATTTTGCCACTCTCTTCGACACCAACCGCCGAATTGCCGTCTACTCTGCCTATTTTTTCCAGCCAAGCAATGGAGGTGGTCGAGAGAAACGGTGGTTTGTGGAGCCTCAG TTGGTGAACATGTCCTGGCAAGCAGGGATGAAGGATGGCTACTGGCTCGGGAAGGACCACCCAGGGGTCTACCTGGGGGAGAGGCAGGCTCTCAATGAGGACTACACTCACTCTGGATTCGACCGTGGTCACCTGAACCCTAATGGACACCATCCAG TTCCAAGTCGCAACGCCACTTTCACCCTGACAAACGTGGTTCCTCAGAACCCCAAACTCAACCAGAACGCTTGGAGGATCCACGAGTCCGAAATGACGGAACTTTTCCGGGACAGGTGTTCCAAAGCGTTTGTCCTGGTGGGTGCGGTTCCATCCTCGGACCGCTGGATCGTCAAAAACAACGTGCGCCGCGTCAACATCCCGGACTACATCTGGAACGCTTATTGCTGCGTGGACAACAACGGCAGGCCCATCCAGAGTGGTGCCGGTGCGGCCAGGAACACCGAGCAGAACTGGGTAGAGCAGCTGTCACTGGATGAGCTGGGAGAGCTCCTGCAGCAGTTCTCCGACCAGCCGGTGGGGGCGCTGTTTCACAACAACTGCAGAGCCTAA